The stretch of DNA ATCTCCCAGAGGTGCCGAATGAGGCGGCCACGAGCATCATCTCTTCTTTATCGGCCAGGCCCTCGATCCTGAACGCCGTCGTGTTTTCCGTCCAGATGAGGGCGTTTGTGTCGGTCCCACCATAATAGGCGCCCTCCAATCCATTCACCAGAAGGCGCTGGGCCTGCCCCTCAGGCGGGTTCGAATCAGGGAGATCGGCGGGGCGCACGGTGATGCTGAACGTCGTCCCGTTCTTCTGGTAGACCATTATGGTGGAGAAGGCGGGGAGGCAGGAACCACCGATGAAGGCATATTCCCCGGGCAGATGGGGGAGGGGGACGTCGAAACACCGCTCTGCCGCCTCCAGGGTCGCGGCATGGATCGGGGTGACCGCATAGGTGCGCATCAGGGTGATCGCGGTCCCTTCCGGAGGGGCAAAAGAGAAGGCATCGGCAGGAAGGACGACCTCCGTGAAATCTTCGAAGGTTACCGCCATCACCCCTCTCCCTGCCGGGTCCAGGAGGGTGAGGCCCTCTATCTCCCCTCTCTTGGGGTCGACGGAGAGCGCGATCCGCTCGACCGCATCGTGCATCCGGGTCGGGGCGAAACCGAGAATCCCGTCACCGGCGATCTCGATCCTCCCGTCCGTCCGGGTGCAGGTGACGTTGCCGTCCAGAAGGCTCTCTTGCAAAAGATCGAGGGCGTACAGCATCGCCCTGACCGATCTGCCGGCGCCGTTCCAGACCGCACCGGCGTACATGGACGGGACCACCTCAGCGCGCCCCCCGGCCGGATAGTAGGTCCAATGCCGACGTCCGTCGTCGGAGACGATCGTCCCGTTCGAGAATTCGGCCAGATACCGCCCGTCATCCGCCGCCGTGATCAGAAATGCGGTTTCTTCGCCGTCCATGAAGACCGTGACGCCGGCAGACCAGTTCGAAGGTACGGCCACGGCGCATGACGTCCCGGTGCTGCCGTAGCGTTCCCCGGCATCGGTGCACCCTGCACAGAGGACCGCACAGGCCAGCACGCAGAAGGTGAAAACGGTTCGAACCGACATCTCGAAGGGAGCATCGCAGGAGACTATAAAAAGAGGGGCCCTGTCGCGCCGTCTCTTTCAGATCAGCCGCACGATCCCCCGCCGCGGCTGCATCGCCTCGCCGAAACGCATCATCCGCTCGATCTGCTCCTGCACCTCATCGCGCTCGTAGCCCTCGCCGGCGAGTCGCTCGACGACCTCGGCGATCCGTGCCGTGCCGTCGTCGCCGCCGAGATCCTTGATCGTCTCCTTGATGGTGCGGATGATATCGCGCTTCTTCTTCGTGATCCCGCTGGTCCATTTATCGATGTCCAGGGTCCCGGTCTCGGCGTCGTAGGCCACCTGCCGAAGACAGGTGTCCACGATCTTGATCACCCGCTCGGCGTCCCGCGCCTCCACAAACGGCGAGAGGCGGATACGGGCCGAGGCCTCGCCCAGGCGGATCAATGCCTCCAGCTGGCGGGCCGTCACCGGCACCGGTTTGTTGTCGTCGGCAAGGCCCCGGAGACGGAGATAGTAGGCGATGAGCATCTCCTTTGCCCCGTCGGTGATCAGGGGGTTGATGTTCCGCTTCGCATAGGCGACGTACTTTCTCAGCACCTCAGGGGCGATCGGCGGTTCCACGGCCACGCTCTCCGCGGCAAGGAGTTCGGCGTGCCCCTCTGAGAGGGGACCGGCCGACGCCTGCAGGATCAGTTCCCCGACCCGGTGGGCCTTGACGATATGCTCGGCGATCGCCGTGTCCCGCGCCTTATCGGGCGTGTCGGTCATGATAAAGATCAGGTCGAAACGGGAGAGCAGGGATGGAGGCATGTTGATCTGCTCGGCGATCGGGACGAAGGCGTCGAACCGGCCGAGTTTCGGGTTCGCCGCCCCGAGAAGGGCGCAGCGCGACCGCAGGGTCGCCGTCATCCCGGCCTTTGCGATCGAGATTGTCTGCTGCTCCATCGCCTCGTGCAGGGCCGATCGGTCCTCCTTCGCCATTTTGTCCATCTCATCGACGGCAGCGACCCCCATATCGGCGAGCACCAGGGCACCGGCCTCGAGCGTCCAGCTCCCGTCGCCGAAATCATCCTTGACGGCCGTTGCTGTCAGGCCGGCCGAGGTCGAGGACTTGCCCGAGGTGTAGACGCCCCGCGGCGAGAGCTGCACCACGTAGCGGAGCATCTGGGACTTCGCGATGCCGGGGTCGCCGACGAGCAGCATGTGGATGTCGCCGCGCAGGCGCGAACCGTCCGGGAGATCCTTTGCTACGCCGCCGAAGAGCTGGAGGGCGATCGCCTCCTTCACCTCGAGGTTGCCGTAGATGGACGGGGCGATCGACCCGGTGATCATCGGGTAGAGAGCCGCCTCCCGGGACAGCGCCCGGATCGCCGCCTCGTCCTCCTCTGAAATGTTCACCTCCTCATACTCGCGCTCAGGCGCCTCGGCCGAGGAGCAGTCGAGATAAATATCGAAGAGCGTGGACTTTGTTCCGTAGTTGACGCGCTGCTTCGAGCGGAGAACGCCATTGAGCACCACCCGGTCGCCGGGTGCGATCATGCCGGTGAGGTCGTCGGTCATCTCCACGTCCAGGGTCTGCGGCCGTTCGCCGCCCCGCAGCCCTTCAGGCGATTCCTGTATCCTGACCTTCTGCGAATCGACGAACCGGGATTTTCCCGGAATGAGTTTGAGTTTGCGGCGGTTGCACTCAGGGTTCGGGCAGTTCTCCGGCTCCTCAAAGGTGCCGTAGCCCTGCGCCAGCGTCACGGTGGCGCCGCACCCCGGGCACTGGAAGACCGCCTCGATGATCCTCGGCCTCACCTCGGTCGTCTTCCTGATGATCCCTTTCACCGAGACGAAGCGGGTGATGTGGTAGGCCCTGATGTCCCGGATCCCGGTGATCCGATCGATGTGGTGGAAGCGGATGTTGATCCGGCCGATCTTATCTTCGCCGATGATCGAGACCTGGCGAAGGGCGTCCCTGATGTCCCCTGTCGCCTTTCCCGGCCGGTCGATCATCTCGTCGGCAAGGCGCAGCCCTGACCGGCCCGATGCCTGCAGGGTCTGGTAGTCGATATAGAGTGAGCGTTTGAATGGGAATTCGCGCTCGATCTCCGCGAGTTCCCGCCGGCAGTAGCGGGAGAGGAAGGCCACCCACTCCCCGACCACATCGGTGACCTCGCCCATCGTTAGAACTCCCGCTCAAAGAGCCTGATGATGCCGGGCCGCGGCTCGATGACCTCGCCCTGGTTTTTGAGCATCTTCAGGGTGCCTTCGACCTTGTCTTTCGTAAAGCCCTGTCTGATCATCTCCTCGATCACCTGTTCGAGGTTTGCGGACCCGTCGTCGCCGCCGACGTCCCTGATGATCTCCTTCACCGTCCTGATGATGTCCCGCTGCCGTTTCGAGACCCCGGTGGTCCATTTATCGATATCGAAACTTCCCGACTCGGCGTCGTAGGCCACCTGACGGAGGCAGGTGTCGACGATCTTGATCACGCGGTCGGCGTCCTCCAGTTCGATCGTCGGCGAGAGACGGACGCGGGCCGAGGCCTCGCCCAGGCGGACCAGCGCCTCCAGCTGACGGGCCGTCACCGGCACCGGCTTGTTGGTGTCTGCAAGGTTTCTGAGGCTGAGATAGTAGTCGCGGAGTTTCTCCCGCGCCTCGGGCTGGATCGTCGGGAAGCAGTTCCGCTTCGCATAGGCGATGTACTTCCGGAACAGGAGAGGCTCGATGTCAGGGGTGACGGGCTTGAGCTCGCGCTGGATGTACTCGTCGGTCACCCCTTCCATCGGCATCCGCTTGCGCTTTTCGATCAGTTCCCCGACCGAGTGGGCCTTGAGGATGTGGTCGGCGATCGCCATGTCGCGGGCCGAGTCGGGCTTGTCGGTCATGATGAAGATCAGGTCGAAACGGGAGAGCAGGGACGGCGGCATGTTGATCTGCTCGGCGATGGGAGCATACTCATCGAACCTCCCCATCTTCGGGTTCGCCGCCCCGAGGAGGGAGCAGCGCGACCGCAGGGTCGCCGTGATCCCGGCCTTTGCGACCGAGATCGACTGCTGCTCCATCGCCTCGTGGAGGGACGACCGGTCCTCCTTGTCCATCTTGTCCAGTTCGTCCACCGCCGCCATGCCCATGTCGGCGAGCACCAGGGCGCCGGCCTCGAGCGTCCAGCGGCCGTCGCCGAAATCGTCCTTGACGGCCGTTGCCGTCAGGCCGGCCGAGGTCGAGGACTTGCCCGAGGTGTAGATCCCCCGCGGCGAGAGCTGCACGATATACCTGAGGAGCTGGGACTTTGCGATACCCGGGTCGCCGACCAGGAGGACATGGATATCGCCGCGCAGGCGCGACCCGTCCGGCATCTCCTTTGGGATCCCGCCGAAGAGCTGGAGGGCGATCGCCTCCTTGACATCGTCGTTGCCGTAGATCGTCGGGGCGATGGAGCGGGGGATCTTCGAGTAGATCTTCGGGTCCCTGGAGAGTTCGAGGATCGCCGCCTCGTCCTCATCAGAGATGTTCACCTCTTCAAACTCCTTCTCGGCCACCTCGATGGCGTTGCATTCGAGGTAAATGTCAAAGAGCGTGGACTTGGTTCCGGCGTTCACCCTCTGGAACGACCTGAGAATGCCGTTGATGATCACCCGGTCGCCGGGGGCGGAATCGCCGGTGAGGTCGTCGGTGACGTCCACGTCGAGGGTCTGCGGTTGTTCGCCGCCGCGAAGCCCCTCGGGCGACTCCTGGATCCGCAGCTTCTGGGCGTCCACGAAATCGGATTTTTCCGGCACCAGTTCGAGCGGGGTCTTCTTCTGGCAGGTGGCGCAGAGGCGGAAGGGCTCCTGGAACTTCCCGTACTTCTGCGGGTACGGGGGCGTGATCTGCCCGCACTCCAGGCACTTGAAGACCGCCGAGGTGACCCTGGGCCGCACCTCGGTCGTCTTCCTGAGGATGCCCTCCACCGAGACGAAGGTGTTGATCTGGTTCGACCTGATGTCCCTTATCGCCGTCTTGCGGGTGAGGTTGGTGAACCTGATGTGGATGCTCGACCGGTCCTTCTCCTCGATCACACCCAGGCGCACCAGGGCGTCCTTCACGTCGCCCATCACCTTCTCGGGCTTTGCGATGAGCTGGTCCGCGAGGGAGAGGCCGCGTTTGCCGAAGGCTTCGAGGTTCCGGTAGTCGATATAAAAGGAACGTTTGTGGGGGAACTCTTTTGCCAGCTCCACCCGCTCCCGTTTGTTGTACTGGCGCTTGAGAAATGTCTCCCAGTCGCTGACGACGTCGGTCACTTCAGTCTGCTGACGGTCTGACATTGTGTACTGTACCTCCGGGTCATGGGTCTATGAAGTCTTCTGGTGCAGGGTGAAAGTGTTCACGCCTGCTTCTGTGCCGAAAGGACGAAGAGGGCGATCAGCGCGTCCATCTGGATCTCGGCGTCCGCACCCTCGGAGATCCTGAAATCGGCCTCGCCGATGTGGTCGATGTACGCCACCTTGAGGGCGGTGTCCATCTGGTAGGAGGTGAGGGCCCTGAAGCACTGGTTGATCAGTTCGCCAGGGGCGATGCCGCGGTTCCTGAGCAGGTGGCGAAGCGCCCCCTGGGCACCGGTGAAGTCGCCCTTCGTGCAGAGGCCGAGCAGGTCTGCGATCTCCTCGGGCTTTGCCGTCGAGGTGGTCTCGTAGATCATCCGGGCGTCGATCCGGTCGGAGAGGATCGCCGCACCCTGCAGGGCGTTGAGGGCCTTTCGCATATCGCCCTCGGCGATGTAGGCGATCGCATGGACGGCGTCATCGGTGAGGGAGATCTCTTCGGCGGCGGCGACGCGGCGCACCTGCTCGGCCACCGCCGCTTCGTCGAGGCCCTTGAACCGGTAGATGGCGCACCTGCTCTGGATCGGATCGATGATCTTCGAGGAGTAGTTGCAGGAGAGGATGAACCGGCAGGTCTGGGCATAGTTTTCCATCGTCCTGCGGAGGGCCGCCTGCGCGTCCGGGGTGAGGGCGTCGGCCTCGTCGAGGAAGAGCACTTTGAAGGTCGCACCGCCAAGGGGCGAGGTCCGGGCGAACTGCTTGATCTGGTTGCGGACGACGTCGATCCCGCGCTCGTCCGAGGCGTTGAGTTCCCGGAAGTTCATCTGCCAGGTCTCGCCGAAGAACTCGCGGGCGAGCGCAACGGCCGCGGTGGTCTTGCCGACGCCTGCCGGTCCGGTGAAGAGGAGGTGCGGGAGGCTCCCGCTCCGCACATAACTCCTGAGTCGCTCGACGATCTCCTCCTGCCCGACCATATCCTCGAGCGTCTGCGGCCGGTACTTCTCGATCCAGATAGTGCTGTTGCCCTCCATTGCACAGAGGTTGTCCTTCCAGACTTAGATATATAGTGCTCAGCACACCGCCCCGGATGAATGGCTGCTGCAGAAGAGGAGGATATCCGCTTTTTTCAGGAATTGATGCGGCTATGGGCCTGTACGTTCGGGAATTCCCATTGCATCGGCAACGGCCGGTTTGCAAAGAACCGGCACCCCCCGGGGAGAGGCCGCACCGTCGCTTCCCCCGGGTCAGCGACGATCGGGGAGGTGGCAGAAGGGGGGGTGCGCGGCATTGCGCCCGCCTCCCCACACGCGATCTTCAGGGAAAAAAGATTCAGGAGATAATAAAAAAATAAAAGCGTTTATCGGCGTATTTTTCCTAAAATAACGCAAAATATCAGGCATATCTTCACCCGACAGGTGATCTGTCGTGCTTCGTCCCGGGTGCGGGTATCAAAAAATTATTTCAATATAAAGATAATTAGTATATGGAGGATACCTGAAATGGAAACCAGCAGATTGTATGTCGGGAACCTGACATACTCCGTTACTGAAAAACAATTGGAAGAACTGTTTTCCCAATACGGCGATGTCAAGAGCGTCAAAATTATTGGAGACAAGGGTTTTGGATTCGTAGAGATGGGCAGCCCCGAAGAGGCTGAGAAGGCAAAAGAGGCCCTGAACGAGACGGTATTTGTCGGTCGCACGCTCAGGATTGACGAGGCGCAGCCCCCCCGTCCGAGAAGGGAATTCCAGAGATACTAATTATTTTCTCTTTATTCTCTTTTTGATTTCGAGTATTTGCTTGCCGCACTGCAGAAGAGTTGCGCGGCCGGACCGGGATGAGATGCAGCTTCTTCTTTCCGCCCCGTCCGATACAAAAAAAAGGAGGGTATCGAACCCTCGGTCAGCATACCCCCGGGCGGATTCGAACCGCCGTCGCCGGATCCAAAGTCCTGCATGATTGACCACTACACTACGGGGGTGCAATTGAAGGACGCACCGCCAGGTCTGCTCTCTGTCCGAGAGATCTGGTGCCTTACACTATTGAACGCTATTCCCAATCAATTTAGCTGTTGCCACCCGAGGGGAAGTATAAAGCATGGGGGGAGAAAAGCGGCACCATTGTGCAGATCACGATCCTCGGCGCCGAGTCTCTCGGCGCCCGCTCCATGGCGACGGTCGTCGAGGCAGGGGGGCGGACGGTGCTCATCGATCCCGGTGTCGCCCTCGCCCCCCGGCGGTTCGGGCTGCCGCCGCACCCCTGCGAGACCAGGGCGGCAGCAGAGATACGCCGGGCGATCCTCGCATGGCTGCCGCGGGCGACCGACGTCGTCTTCACCCATTACCACGGCGACCATGTGCCCCTGAGTGAGCCCGACCCCCACCAGATCCCCCTCGCCGGGTTCACCCTCCCGGAAGGCTGCCGCCTCCTTGCGAAGGGACCGGACATGCTTTCCCGCCGTTCATCAGGGCGGCGCAGCGATATCGAGAAGGCGAACCGGGGCCCCCTCCAGAACGCGGAGGGCACCGACGATAACGTCGTCGCCTGTTCCCTGCCGGTCCCCCACGGCGGCAGGGCGGGTGCGGTGATGATGGTGGCGGTGCGCGAAGGAGAGCAGTGTTTTGTGCATGCCTCGGACACCCAGCTCCGCTCCGACGAGGCGGTGCGCCTCATCGAGGCATGGGGGCCGACGGTCGTTTTTTCGTCGGGCCCGCCGCTCTACCTCCCGTCG from Methanofollis liminatans DSM 4140 encodes:
- a CDS encoding RNA recognition motif domain-containing protein — protein: METSRLYVGNLTYSVTEKQLEELFSQYGDVKSVKIIGDKGFGFVEMGSPEEAEKAKEALNETVFVGRTLRIDEAQPPRPRREFQRY
- a CDS encoding replication factor C small subunit, producing the protein MEGNSTIWIEKYRPQTLEDMVGQEEIVERLRSYVRSGSLPHLLFTGPAGVGKTTAAVALAREFFGETWQMNFRELNASDERGIDVVRNQIKQFARTSPLGGATFKVLFLDEADALTPDAQAALRRTMENYAQTCRFILSCNYSSKIIDPIQSRCAIYRFKGLDEAAVAEQVRRVAAAEEISLTDDAVHAIAYIAEGDMRKALNALQGAAILSDRIDARMIYETTSTAKPEEIADLLGLCTKGDFTGAQGALRHLLRNRGIAPGELINQCFRALTSYQMDTALKVAYIDHIGEADFRISEGADAEIQMDALIALFVLSAQKQA
- a CDS encoding MBL fold metallo-hydrolase yields the protein MQITILGAESLGARSMATVVEAGGRTVLIDPGVALAPRRFGLPPHPCETRAAAEIRRAILAWLPRATDVVFTHYHGDHVPLSEPDPHQIPLAGFTLPEGCRLLAKGPDMLSRRSSGRRSDIEKANRGPLQNAEGTDDNVVACSLPVPHGGRAGAVMMVAVREGEQCFVHASDTQLRSDEAVRLIEAWGPTVVFSSGPPLYLPSIDRAEEEAAFSRAIHGAEIAGTLILDHHLMRSENGPAWIRSLEEVSGRPVVSAAGFMRRPNRLLEAGRRELWSGTQGR
- a CDS encoding LolA family protein, translating into MSVRTVFTFCVLACAVLCAGCTDAGERYGSTGTSCAVAVPSNWSAGVTVFMDGEETAFLITAADDGRYLAEFSNGTIVSDDGRRHWTYYPAGGRAEVVPSMYAGAVWNGAGRSVRAMLYALDLLQESLLDGNVTCTRTDGRIEIAGDGILGFAPTRMHDAVERIALSVDPKRGEIEGLTLLDPAGRGVMAVTFEDFTEVVLPADAFSFAPPEGTAITLMRTYAVTPIHAATLEAAERCFDVPLPHLPGEYAFIGGSCLPAFSTIMVYQKNGTTFSITVRPADLPDSNPPEGQAQRLLVNGLEGAYYGGTDTNALIWTENTTAFRIEGLADKEEMMLVAASFGTSGR
- a CDS encoding minichromosome maintenance protein MCM, which gives rise to MSDRQQTEVTDVVSDWETFLKRQYNKRERVELAKEFPHKRSFYIDYRNLEAFGKRGLSLADQLIAKPEKVMGDVKDALVRLGVIEEKDRSSIHIRFTNLTRKTAIRDIRSNQINTFVSVEGILRKTTEVRPRVTSAVFKCLECGQITPPYPQKYGKFQEPFRLCATCQKKTPLELVPEKSDFVDAQKLRIQESPEGLRGGEQPQTLDVDVTDDLTGDSAPGDRVIINGILRSFQRVNAGTKSTLFDIYLECNAIEVAEKEFEEVNISDEDEAAILELSRDPKIYSKIPRSIAPTIYGNDDVKEAIALQLFGGIPKEMPDGSRLRGDIHVLLVGDPGIAKSQLLRYIVQLSPRGIYTSGKSSTSAGLTATAVKDDFGDGRWTLEAGALVLADMGMAAVDELDKMDKEDRSSLHEAMEQQSISVAKAGITATLRSRCSLLGAANPKMGRFDEYAPIAEQINMPPSLLSRFDLIFIMTDKPDSARDMAIADHILKAHSVGELIEKRKRMPMEGVTDEYIQRELKPVTPDIEPLLFRKYIAYAKRNCFPTIQPEAREKLRDYYLSLRNLADTNKPVPVTARQLEALVRLGEASARVRLSPTIELEDADRVIKIVDTCLRQVAYDAESGSFDIDKWTTGVSKRQRDIIRTVKEIIRDVGGDDGSANLEQVIEEMIRQGFTKDKVEGTLKMLKNQGEVIEPRPGIIRLFEREF
- a CDS encoding minichromosome maintenance protein MCM: MGEVTDVVGEWVAFLSRYCRRELAEIEREFPFKRSLYIDYQTLQASGRSGLRLADEMIDRPGKATGDIRDALRQVSIIGEDKIGRINIRFHHIDRITGIRDIRAYHITRFVSVKGIIRKTTEVRPRIIEAVFQCPGCGATVTLAQGYGTFEEPENCPNPECNRRKLKLIPGKSRFVDSQKVRIQESPEGLRGGERPQTLDVEMTDDLTGMIAPGDRVVLNGVLRSKQRVNYGTKSTLFDIYLDCSSAEAPEREYEEVNISEEDEAAIRALSREAALYPMITGSIAPSIYGNLEVKEAIALQLFGGVAKDLPDGSRLRGDIHMLLVGDPGIAKSQMLRYVVQLSPRGVYTSGKSSTSAGLTATAVKDDFGDGSWTLEAGALVLADMGVAAVDEMDKMAKEDRSALHEAMEQQTISIAKAGMTATLRSRCALLGAANPKLGRFDAFVPIAEQINMPPSLLSRFDLIFIMTDTPDKARDTAIAEHIVKAHRVGELILQASAGPLSEGHAELLAAESVAVEPPIAPEVLRKYVAYAKRNINPLITDGAKEMLIAYYLRLRGLADDNKPVPVTARQLEALIRLGEASARIRLSPFVEARDAERVIKIVDTCLRQVAYDAETGTLDIDKWTSGITKKKRDIIRTIKETIKDLGGDDGTARIAEVVERLAGEGYERDEVQEQIERMMRFGEAMQPRRGIVRLI